A genomic window from Candidatus Pelagisphaera phototrophica includes:
- a CDS encoding SAM-dependent methyltransferase, protein MKSLYKKVIIKSLKKARLGQLNLSLTDGDSIVCGQPDGKKIQNLYVHSDAFFNELAHKGGIGLGEAYQERYWSSDDLTGTLEWLLINSKYIAPSTSPYFASLIRKVNSIATGLLHHRNRNNVEGSRNNIHAHYDLGNRFYQTFLDPSLTYSSGYFESSETQLEEAQAEKYDRLCRKLGIDSTSHILEIGCGWGGFAIYAAKHYDCCITGTTISKEQFDRATQRVKDEGLEHRIDITMTDYRKLQGTYDRIVSIEMLEAVGQEFLGEYFKQIEALLEPNGLAGIQVITCPNPLYEAYKDRVDWIQKHIFPGSHLPSTHALLENAEKSGQLDLYHMESFGLHYARTLREWRNRFLDQWDEIEKMGFDDFFKRKWEYYLAYCEAGFLQRHVNVCQLVFGRADETAYQFEQKQNTSRLERPELTQAI, encoded by the coding sequence ATGAAGTCCTTGTACAAAAAAGTCATCATTAAGAGCCTGAAAAAAGCTCGTCTCGGACAACTCAACCTTTCACTGACCGACGGCGACAGCATCGTTTGCGGACAGCCCGACGGAAAAAAGATCCAAAATCTCTATGTTCATAGCGACGCATTTTTTAACGAATTGGCCCACAAGGGAGGAATAGGTTTGGGAGAGGCTTACCAAGAGAGGTATTGGAGTTCCGATGATCTTACAGGCACCTTGGAGTGGCTTCTCATCAACAGCAAGTACATTGCTCCGAGCACCAGCCCCTACTTCGCCTCCTTAATTCGAAAGGTGAATTCCATCGCGACCGGATTGCTTCACCACAGAAATCGTAACAACGTCGAGGGCAGTCGCAATAATATCCACGCCCACTACGACCTTGGCAACCGCTTCTACCAGACTTTTCTCGACCCGAGTCTCACCTATTCTTCAGGTTACTTCGAGAGTTCCGAGACCCAATTGGAGGAAGCCCAAGCAGAGAAGTACGATCGACTATGCCGCAAGCTAGGGATCGATTCCACGAGCCATATCCTTGAAATTGGCTGCGGCTGGGGTGGCTTCGCCATTTACGCGGCTAAACACTACGACTGCTGTATCACGGGTACCACCATCTCCAAAGAGCAGTTCGACCGAGCTACTCAAAGGGTGAAAGACGAAGGACTGGAGCATCGTATCGACATAACGATGACAGACTACCGAAAGCTCCAGGGAACCTACGATCGTATTGTTTCTATCGAGATGCTGGAAGCGGTTGGTCAGGAATTTCTGGGCGAATATTTCAAACAGATCGAGGCCCTGCTAGAACCCAATGGTCTCGCCGGAATTCAAGTTATCACCTGTCCCAACCCTCTTTACGAGGCATACAAGGACCGAGTAGACTGGATTCAAAAGCATATTTTCCCGGGTTCCCATCTCCCTTCAACTCATGCGCTGTTAGAAAATGCCGAAAAAAGCGGGCAACTAGATTTGTACCACATGGAAAGCTTTGGGCTCCATTACGCTCGCACATTGAGAGAGTGGCGTAACCGTTTTCTCGATCAATGGGATGAAATCGAGAAAATGGGATTTGATGATTTTTTCAAACGGAAATGGGAATACTACCTTGCCTACTGCGAAGCGGGCTTTCTCCAACGGCATGTCAATGTATGCCAGCTGGTCTTTGGACGGGCAGATGAAACCGCCTATCAGTTCGAGCAGAAGCAAAATACCTCCCGCTTAGAGCGCCCTGAATTAACCCAAGCCATTTAG
- a CDS encoding Gfo/Idh/MocA family protein — protein sequence MKSEDSSRRKFVKIIGASATGIVAGCTIAKKSETPSRRASAKYMGDFIAPKLDTVRCAFIGVGARGSGHNSQIAEIEGTEVVGISDLHEDLAKKAQSKSVAAGKGERHQNIKLYYENGDSWKQMLRERKPDMVVIATPWKLHAPMAIEAMKAGVHAFVEVPLALTNKEMWDIVDTSESTGRHCMMMENVNYGREELIYLNMCRQGVIGELLHAEASYIHELRGQMNSERSTGSWRTYHYANRDGNLYPTHGLGPVAQYMNLARGDDNFGRLVSYSTLGRGRSLYAKENFPADHKWNKIDFKGGDLNTSIIKTNLGRTVMVQWDETSPRPYSRHNLVQGTKGTLAGFPTRVALEGGVDGATDNHHKWAEGEQLEAIFAKYEHPLYKRLGELAKKMGGHGGMDFIMRYRMIECLRLGQPLDQNVYEGAFWSAVSPLSEKSVAEDGAPQVFPDFTRGEWKHTKPLDIVA from the coding sequence ATGAAAAGTGAAGATAGTTCGCGCCGCAAATTCGTAAAAATTATAGGGGCTTCGGCGACTGGAATCGTGGCCGGTTGCACGATCGCAAAGAAGAGTGAAACGCCTTCGCGGAGAGCTAGCGCCAAGTATATGGGCGACTTTATCGCTCCTAAACTCGATACTGTGCGTTGCGCCTTTATCGGTGTGGGAGCACGAGGGAGTGGGCACAATAGTCAGATAGCGGAAATCGAAGGCACTGAAGTGGTTGGAATCAGCGACCTGCACGAAGATCTAGCAAAAAAGGCCCAAAGCAAGAGCGTTGCGGCGGGCAAGGGAGAGCGGCATCAAAACATTAAACTGTACTACGAAAATGGTGATAGCTGGAAGCAAATGCTTCGCGAGCGAAAGCCTGACATGGTAGTCATCGCTACTCCATGGAAGTTGCACGCTCCGATGGCAATCGAGGCCATGAAGGCAGGAGTGCACGCGTTTGTCGAAGTTCCCTTGGCGCTGACCAATAAGGAAATGTGGGATATCGTGGATACATCGGAATCAACCGGCAGGCACTGTATGATGATGGAGAATGTCAACTATGGGCGCGAAGAGTTGATCTATCTTAATATGTGCCGCCAAGGGGTGATTGGCGAATTGCTGCATGCCGAAGCCTCATACATTCACGAGCTGCGTGGCCAAATGAACAGTGAGCGCAGTACCGGCTCTTGGAGAACCTACCATTACGCAAATCGTGATGGGAACTTGTATCCCACCCATGGCCTTGGCCCAGTGGCGCAATACATGAATCTGGCTCGTGGAGATGACAATTTTGGGAGACTGGTTTCGTATTCAACCCTTGGGCGAGGACGCAGTCTGTACGCGAAAGAGAACTTTCCGGCCGATCACAAGTGGAATAAGATCGATTTCAAAGGGGGTGACCTCAATACGTCGATCATCAAAACGAATTTGGGACGAACCGTAATGGTTCAATGGGACGAAACCAGTCCTCGACCCTACTCTCGTCACAATTTGGTACAAGGGACGAAGGGGACGCTAGCGGGGTTTCCCACTCGAGTGGCTTTAGAAGGAGGAGTAGACGGGGCGACCGACAACCACCACAAGTGGGCGGAAGGAGAGCAATTGGAAGCGATTTTTGCAAAGTATGAACATCCTCTATACAAGCGCCTCGGAGAACTTGCTAAAAAGATGGGAGGCCATGGGGGAATGGACTTTATCATGCGCTACCGTATGATTGAGTGTCTGCGCCTCGGGCAGCCTCTTGATCAGAATGTTTATGAAGGCGCGTTTTGGAGTGCAGTATCACCGCTCAGCGAAAAATCGGTTGCGGAAGATGGGGCCCCTCAGGTGTTTCCCGATTTTACGCGAGGAGAGTGGAAGCATACGAAGCCTTTAGATATTGTCGCGTAA
- a CDS encoding MerR family transcriptional regulator, with the protein MNIQTENPYFEIGAVSKITGLSPNTLRTWERRKFIEAGFRSPTGRRRYSQEQVEQLALMKRLTNMGDSISSIAKLNLSELRSRVLEYETRHTEARTKRSSSDKTKVLPIGNIAKTWSGNLPSQFLIAEKDEEHPDILMVDLDVSAIECRRRVSVAAIEYPDVPMALVYDYAPSELLRQFSKEGRFLIRIPCSPELLTHYLNAALANATHQADPTAQSEISLNSAPRLFTDKQLATIAASNPNIKCECPHHTSALVASLASFENYCRRCEIESPTDKEVHEYLGTEIGKARAIVEDALLYLCQKDDLIIPPDTP; encoded by the coding sequence ATGAATATTCAAACTGAAAATCCTTACTTCGAAATAGGTGCCGTATCCAAAATCACTGGACTATCTCCCAATACCCTAAGGACTTGGGAACGTCGAAAATTTATTGAAGCTGGGTTTCGCTCCCCCACAGGACGCCGGCGGTATTCCCAAGAGCAAGTAGAACAACTCGCCCTGATGAAACGCCTGACGAACATGGGCGACTCGATCAGTTCCATTGCGAAACTCAATCTGTCCGAGCTCAGAAGCCGAGTATTAGAGTACGAAACTCGTCACACCGAGGCTCGGACCAAACGATCCTCATCTGACAAAACCAAAGTTCTCCCCATCGGGAATATCGCTAAAACTTGGTCCGGCAACCTACCGAGCCAATTCCTCATAGCAGAAAAAGACGAAGAGCACCCAGACATTCTTATGGTGGATCTCGACGTCTCCGCAATCGAGTGCCGACGACGAGTCAGCGTTGCCGCTATCGAATATCCAGACGTTCCGATGGCCTTAGTATATGACTACGCGCCAAGCGAACTGTTAAGACAGTTTTCCAAGGAAGGCCGGTTTCTCATTCGAATACCCTGCTCTCCTGAACTGCTGACGCACTACCTCAACGCTGCCCTCGCCAATGCGACGCACCAGGCAGATCCCACCGCTCAATCAGAAATTTCTTTAAACTCAGCGCCTCGTCTTTTCACAGACAAGCAACTGGCTACCATCGCCGCTTCAAATCCCAACATCAAATGCGAGTGCCCACACCATACCTCTGCCCTCGTCGCCAGTCTTGCCTCATTTGAAAACTACTGCCGACGTTGCGAGATCGAGTCTCCCACCGACAAGGAGGTCCACGAATACCTGGGAACAGAAATAGGAAAAGCGAGGGCAATCGTTGAAGATGCTCTCTTATACCTTTGCCAGAAAGACGATCTCATCATTCCTCCCGACACGCCGTGA
- a CDS encoding DUF1365 domain-containing protein yields MNSCLYKSEVMHRRTAPKRHSFKYRLFMFYLDLDEIESLDRSYNFIGHNRFAPYEFRDDDHYNPSKTDLKTSIRNYLREQGIEDPVGKIHLLTHLRTWGHLFNPVSFYFVTAQNGSPICSIAEVGNTFNEQKLFIVKSQTDGRSHTDTIKNFYVSPFSELDTQFHFKIATPREHMRIAISQSKNGETYFNSVLTGGKSPLTGKSLLMSALQFPLLTLKIVGAIHWQALRLYLKGVPYFRKSENPHLQTSTHPYLTKETYEEH; encoded by the coding sequence ATGAACTCGTGCCTGTATAAGTCCGAGGTCATGCATCGACGGACCGCTCCAAAGCGGCATTCCTTCAAGTATAGGCTATTTATGTTCTACTTGGACCTCGATGAGATCGAATCGCTAGATCGAAGCTACAATTTTATAGGGCACAACCGTTTCGCCCCGTACGAATTTAGAGATGATGATCACTACAATCCCTCGAAGACGGATCTCAAAACGAGCATTCGGAATTATCTTAGAGAGCAAGGTATCGAAGATCCTGTAGGCAAAATCCACTTGCTAACTCACTTGAGAACCTGGGGGCACCTATTCAACCCCGTTTCTTTTTACTTTGTCACCGCCCAAAATGGTTCGCCAATCTGCTCAATCGCTGAAGTGGGAAATACGTTCAACGAGCAAAAGCTCTTCATTGTGAAGTCGCAAACCGATGGCCGCAGCCATACCGACACGATTAAGAACTTCTACGTTTCCCCATTCAGCGAACTGGACACACAATTTCATTTCAAGATCGCAACTCCTCGCGAGCATATGCGGATCGCCATTAGCCAATCAAAGAATGGCGAGACCTACTTTAACAGTGTTCTCACAGGCGGGAAAAGCCCCTTGACGGGCAAAAGCTTGCTTATGAGCGCACTGCAATTTCCACTGCTAACCCTTAAAATTGTAGGAGCGATCCACTGGCAAGCCCTCCGACTTTACCTGAAGGGAGTCCCGTACTTCCGGAAATCCGAAAATCCGCATCTCCAGACCAGCACTCACCCCTACCTCACAAAGGAAACCTACGAAGAACACTAG
- a CDS encoding acyl-CoA desaturase, which produces MLIIIGFFVAHWYASVFAQSFFLHRYMAHRMFLMNPFWERFFYLFTFITQGSSFLHPKSYAQLHLEHHKHSDTEHDPHSPHFLKDVISMMINTARIYLEFKNGKRASSSPYIQGLPTWDRIDRIGNSHWVRLVFCGAYIALYLWVSPPLWMYALLPVHFLMGPIHGAFVNWCGHKYGYRNYDTSDQSRNTFIWDVFFVGETFQNNHHKYPNRLNFATRWYELDLGYPVIWLLSKLGIVVPR; this is translated from the coding sequence ATGCTGATCATTATCGGTTTTTTCGTGGCTCACTGGTACGCGAGCGTTTTCGCTCAGAGTTTCTTCCTGCATCGCTACATGGCGCACAGGATGTTTCTGATGAATCCGTTTTGGGAACGGTTTTTTTACCTGTTCACTTTCATCACACAGGGATCCTCATTTCTCCATCCGAAATCCTATGCTCAACTCCATCTAGAACACCACAAGCACAGCGACACCGAGCACGACCCTCATTCGCCTCACTTTTTGAAGGATGTGATTTCGATGATGATCAACACCGCTCGCATCTACCTTGAGTTCAAAAACGGTAAACGAGCATCCAGCTCTCCCTATATTCAAGGGCTACCCACTTGGGATCGGATCGACCGGATCGGCAACAGCCACTGGGTTCGGCTAGTCTTTTGTGGAGCATACATCGCTCTCTACCTGTGGGTTAGCCCTCCGCTTTGGATGTACGCCTTGCTACCCGTCCATTTCCTTATGGGCCCCATACATGGAGCTTTTGTGAACTGGTGTGGACACAAGTATGGATACCGGAACTACGACACGAGTGACCAATCTCGTAACACGTTTATTTGGGATGTCTTTTTTGTGGGCGAGACCTTTCAAAACAACCACCATAAGTATCCCAACCGACTCAACTTTGCCACTCGCTGGTATGAGCTCGACTTGGGCTATCCCGTCATTTGGTTGCTCAGCAAATTGGGAATCGTAGTCCCACGTTGA
- a CDS encoding arylsulfatase has product MKSILLISVVTILQLHSVYSEKPNIVYILADDLGYNELGCYGQDTIETPNIDALAASGIRFTQHYSGSPVCAPSRCVLMTGKHTGHAYIRGNDEWRERGDTWNFAKAVEDPNLEGQRPLPVGTKTIGTLLQGVGYKTAIVGKWGLGAPLTNSIPTKMGFDFFYGYNCQRQAHTFYPKHLWKNEEKDWLDNELVVPGTKLAEGADPNDPASYSKYRLSEYAPELMLGEALEFVRENKESPFFLYFASPIPHVPLQAPESWVEYYQKKLGPEDPYLGNKGYFPNRTPRATYAAMVSYLDEQVGDIVSELKKLGLYENTLILFSSDNGPTYNGGSDSNYFESASPFKSEYGWAKGFSTEGGIRVPMIASWEGMIKGGRTSQHVSAFWDVLPTLCELSGALVPSDVDGLSFVPNLLGEPQEPHEFLYWEFPAYEGQQAVRMGDWKALRKGIFKGNMDLELYNLKTDPREQFDVSAAYPEVVAKIEAIMESEREPAVLERFKIKQLGD; this is encoded by the coding sequence ATGAAATCGATTCTCTTAATTTCGGTCGTAACGATCCTGCAATTACACTCAGTCTATTCAGAGAAGCCAAATATCGTCTATATTCTCGCGGACGATTTAGGCTACAATGAACTTGGCTGCTATGGACAGGACACAATTGAAACGCCAAACATAGACGCCTTGGCGGCGAGTGGTATTCGGTTTACTCAACATTACTCAGGTTCCCCGGTTTGCGCTCCATCACGCTGTGTTCTCATGACAGGGAAACACACAGGCCATGCCTACATTCGTGGTAATGACGAGTGGAGGGAACGTGGAGACACTTGGAATTTCGCAAAGGCGGTCGAAGATCCAAATCTGGAGGGTCAGCGCCCGCTTCCAGTAGGGACTAAAACGATTGGTACGTTGCTACAGGGAGTTGGATACAAAACGGCCATTGTCGGTAAATGGGGACTGGGTGCCCCCCTTACAAACAGTATCCCGACCAAGATGGGGTTTGACTTTTTCTACGGATACAACTGCCAGCGTCAGGCACACACTTTCTATCCCAAACACCTTTGGAAAAACGAAGAAAAGGATTGGCTCGATAACGAGCTAGTCGTTCCGGGGACGAAGCTGGCAGAAGGAGCAGATCCAAACGATCCTGCGAGCTATTCGAAATACCGGTTAAGCGAATATGCGCCAGAGCTCATGCTCGGGGAGGCCTTGGAATTTGTGAGGGAGAACAAGGAAAGCCCCTTCTTTTTATATTTCGCTTCGCCCATTCCCCATGTTCCGCTGCAGGCTCCAGAGAGTTGGGTTGAATATTACCAGAAAAAACTGGGACCTGAAGATCCCTACCTTGGGAACAAGGGATATTTCCCCAATAGGACCCCCCGAGCGACCTATGCGGCAATGGTATCCTATTTGGATGAGCAAGTAGGCGACATTGTCAGCGAACTGAAAAAGCTCGGACTTTACGAAAACACATTGATTCTGTTTTCCAGCGACAATGGCCCCACCTATAATGGCGGTAGCGATTCCAATTATTTTGAAAGTGCTTCGCCTTTCAAAAGTGAATATGGTTGGGCTAAAGGTTTTTCAACGGAAGGGGGTATTCGAGTACCGATGATTGCCAGTTGGGAGGGCATGATCAAGGGGGGGCGAACTTCTCAGCATGTCTCCGCCTTTTGGGACGTGCTCCCTACACTGTGCGAGCTTTCCGGTGCCCTAGTTCCTTCGGATGTAGATGGACTCAGTTTTGTCCCGAATCTTCTGGGAGAACCGCAAGAACCTCATGAATTCCTGTATTGGGAATTTCCCGCCTACGAGGGACAGCAAGCGGTTCGCATGGGAGATTGGAAAGCCCTGCGAAAAGGGATTTTCAAAGGAAACATGGATCTGGAGCTGTACAATCTAAAGACTGACCCAAGGGAGCAGTTCGATGTTTCCGCCGCCTATCCTGAAGTTGTTGCTAAGATAGAAGCGATCATGGAGAGCGAACGCGAACCCGCGGTTTTAGAACGCTTCAAGATTAAGCAGCTGGGGGATTGA
- a CDS encoding sulfatase, which translates to MASSVAKPNVVFIMTDDLNCDLGSYGHPLVQSPNIDRLAEEGVLFENAYCNYPVCGPSRASFMTGLYPEQNGVTVLRRMFRDYVPDAVTLSQHFMANGYTAARVGKIYHYDNPRGIGTDGHDDPASWDTKINPRGRDKEEEEKIFSLRPGSFGATLSWLAAEGEDEEQTDGIVATESIRLLRQYAVAEEPFFLAVGFYKPHTPYVAPKKYFDLYDLSEITVPRIPEGYLDTLPEPARKSVTAFKPQIDLPEEMARKAIHAYYATISFVDAQIGRVMDALEDLGLKEDAIVLFSSDHGYHMGEHGHYQKNTLFENADRVPLIISAPGVTQSGGRAQGFAEMIDFYRTLSDLVGLPPPPDYVKGISLQPVLRDVSNTVRSNAFTQLINGYTLRTDNFRITQWKIDDPDNLELYDRRRDPEEMRNVARNLEYKQELEYLLKALKGRIADATARPIGLDFTLPDSSDRGVQKTYD; encoded by the coding sequence ATGGCAAGTTCTGTCGCTAAACCCAACGTGGTATTCATCATGACGGATGATCTAAACTGTGATCTGGGCAGCTATGGTCACCCGTTGGTTCAGTCTCCCAATATTGATCGGCTAGCTGAGGAGGGAGTTCTTTTCGAGAATGCCTACTGTAACTATCCCGTTTGTGGCCCCTCCAGAGCCAGCTTTATGACGGGCTTATATCCAGAGCAAAATGGCGTGACCGTGTTGCGAAGGATGTTTCGGGACTATGTTCCAGATGCGGTGACGCTTTCGCAGCATTTCATGGCGAATGGATACACGGCGGCTCGGGTTGGGAAGATCTATCACTACGATAATCCGAGAGGCATTGGCACGGATGGGCACGACGATCCGGCTTCGTGGGATACGAAGATAAACCCACGTGGACGCGACAAGGAAGAGGAGGAAAAGATCTTTTCGCTACGACCCGGAAGTTTTGGGGCCACATTGAGTTGGCTTGCAGCGGAAGGGGAGGATGAAGAACAGACAGATGGAATCGTGGCGACAGAATCCATCCGGTTATTACGCCAGTATGCGGTTGCGGAAGAACCCTTTTTTCTCGCGGTTGGATTCTATAAACCGCATACTCCTTACGTCGCTCCAAAGAAGTATTTCGATTTGTATGACTTGTCTGAAATCACCGTCCCACGGATTCCAGAGGGTTATTTGGATACCCTTCCAGAACCCGCCCGGAAATCGGTTACTGCGTTTAAACCCCAAATCGACCTGCCAGAGGAAATGGCTCGTAAGGCGATTCATGCCTACTACGCGACGATCTCCTTTGTAGATGCTCAGATCGGACGAGTCATGGACGCCCTCGAAGATCTAGGCTTAAAAGAGGATGCCATTGTGCTCTTTAGCTCAGACCATGGCTACCACATGGGTGAACATGGGCACTACCAAAAGAACACGCTTTTTGAGAATGCGGATAGAGTGCCCTTGATAATTTCTGCTCCGGGGGTCACGCAATCGGGTGGGCGGGCCCAAGGGTTTGCTGAGATGATTGACTTCTACCGTACCTTAAGTGATTTAGTAGGTCTGCCGCCACCGCCGGACTACGTGAAGGGAATCAGCCTGCAGCCTGTCCTCAGGGATGTTTCAAACACGGTCCGCTCCAATGCCTTCACACAGTTGATAAACGGATACACGCTACGGACCGATAATTTCCGGATTACGCAATGGAAAATCGATGATCCGGACAATCTGGAGTTGTATGACCGAAGGAGGGACCCCGAGGAAATGCGAAACGTCGCCCGAAATCTGGAGTACAAGCAGGAGCTTGAGTACTTGCTCAAAGCGCTGAAGGGCCGGATTGCAGATGCGACCGCTCGGCCAATTGGGCTAGACTTCACCCTTCCAGATTCTAGCGATAGAGGTGTCCAGAAAACCTACGACTAG
- a CDS encoding SAM-dependent methyltransferase yields MNAITFAENGHLPYWLLRFGIRQRVGKKLSIETSKTTEERHAFLERLRESPIAQDTEKANEQHYEVPAAFYKLVLGPNLKYSCSYWPRDCESLAAAEEAALKQIEDRAQLTDHQKVLDLGCGWGSFSLWAAPRYPNSNFLAVSNSHSQATHIREQATSRGIDNLKVFTCDVNEFSPDMVFDRIVSVEMLEHARNYEKLFQRISSWMQDDAKMFIHVFSHRRYAYDYDSNNPKEWMARQFFTGGIMPSHDLLPSFDQHLKQDASWLLDGTNYQKTAEAWLDNMNQNEAEVKSVFDAVYGPKESKQWMWRWRLFFLACSELFGYKDGSEWGVSHYVLSKRI; encoded by the coding sequence ATGAACGCAATAACATTCGCTGAAAATGGACACCTTCCCTACTGGCTCCTTCGATTTGGCATCCGCCAGCGCGTAGGCAAAAAGCTGTCCATCGAAACTTCCAAAACAACTGAAGAGCGCCACGCCTTCCTGGAGCGGCTAAGAGAGAGCCCCATTGCCCAGGATACCGAGAAGGCGAACGAGCAGCACTACGAAGTGCCGGCCGCTTTCTACAAACTTGTTCTCGGTCCCAATTTGAAATACAGCTGCTCGTACTGGCCCCGCGACTGCGAATCCTTGGCAGCGGCTGAGGAGGCCGCTTTGAAGCAGATCGAAGACCGCGCCCAACTGACGGACCACCAGAAAGTCCTCGACCTCGGTTGCGGCTGGGGATCGTTTTCCCTTTGGGCCGCGCCTCGATACCCGAACTCCAACTTTCTCGCCGTCTCAAATTCACACAGCCAAGCGACGCACATTCGGGAACAAGCAACATCGAGAGGGATCGACAACCTCAAAGTGTTTACCTGCGATGTGAACGAGTTCAGCCCCGACATGGTTTTTGATCGAATCGTCTCCGTCGAGATGCTGGAACACGCTCGCAACTACGAAAAGCTTTTCCAACGGATCAGCTCCTGGATGCAAGACGATGCCAAAATGTTTATACATGTGTTCTCGCATCGGCGATACGCGTACGACTACGACTCCAACAACCCTAAAGAGTGGATGGCACGCCAGTTCTTTACCGGTGGCATTATGCCTTCGCACGACTTGCTCCCTAGTTTCGATCAGCACTTGAAGCAGGATGCTTCATGGCTGTTAGATGGGACCAACTATCAGAAGACAGCGGAAGCCTGGCTTGACAACATGAACCAGAATGAGGCCGAGGTAAAAAGCGTCTTCGACGCCGTTTACGGTCCGAAGGAGAGCAAACAATGGATGTGGCGATGGCGTTTATTTTTCTTGGCTTGCTCTGAGCTCTTCGGCTACAAGGATGGTTCCGAATGGGGCGTGTCTCACTACGTCTTGAGTAAGCGAATTTAG
- a CDS encoding NAD(P)/FAD-dependent oxidoreductase, with protein MKQRVAIIGTGIAGMAAAYYLRRECDVTLVEKNNYAGGHTNTVSVSLDGDSIPVDTGFMVYNDTTYPNLVQLLKELGVSSYNTSMSFGVCNANRDLEYACSGFSTFFAQKKNLLNPVHWKLYRDILKFFRAADALIVDEPSPEFSLGDFAEQYSLSHQVMNDFVLPMAGAIWSTPGGEICNFPALPLLRFMKNHQMLGVGIQLQWKTVKGGSSQYKEKLLASLPNKTLLSQNIKAIGQDTACAYFFDEAGNKQSYDFIIVATHADQALRLLECPSELQNQLLSAFRYNKNHVKLHSDASVMPQSKQAWASWNVLNRTSPLGETLSSTHYWMNSLQNLNTKENLFVSVDYPGSINPEKTYWQTRYEHPRFDAAAISAQPRLPELNASGRIRFCGSYFRNGFHEDALWSALNVVDDLSNRKKLPHELVPV; from the coding sequence GTGAAACAAAGAGTCGCAATCATTGGCACCGGTATCGCCGGGATGGCTGCCGCCTACTACTTGCGGCGCGAATGCGACGTCACACTCGTGGAAAAGAACAATTATGCGGGGGGTCACACCAATACCGTTTCCGTTTCGCTCGACGGCGACTCTATTCCCGTCGACACGGGTTTTATGGTATACAACGATACGACCTACCCAAACCTCGTCCAACTACTTAAGGAACTTGGGGTCAGTTCCTATAACACTTCCATGTCTTTTGGAGTGTGCAATGCGAACCGAGATCTTGAGTACGCGTGCTCCGGATTCTCCACATTTTTCGCTCAGAAGAAAAATCTCCTGAATCCCGTTCATTGGAAATTGTATCGGGACATCTTGAAGTTTTTCAGGGCGGCCGATGCACTGATCGTAGACGAGCCCTCTCCCGAATTCTCACTAGGCGATTTCGCGGAGCAATACTCGCTCAGCCATCAGGTAATGAATGATTTCGTGCTGCCAATGGCGGGTGCCATTTGGTCCACGCCTGGAGGGGAAATTTGTAATTTCCCCGCACTTCCGCTTCTGCGATTCATGAAGAATCACCAGATGCTCGGAGTGGGAATTCAGCTCCAATGGAAAACAGTAAAAGGCGGAAGCAGTCAGTACAAAGAAAAGCTGCTCGCCTCACTCCCTAACAAAACGCTCCTAAGCCAGAATATCAAAGCCATCGGGCAGGACACCGCATGTGCCTATTTCTTCGACGAAGCAGGAAACAAGCAAAGCTACGATTTCATCATCGTCGCCACCCACGCGGACCAGGCCCTACGTCTACTAGAGTGTCCGAGCGAACTGCAGAACCAATTGCTGTCCGCATTTCGGTATAACAAGAACCATGTGAAGCTGCACTCTGACGCTTCAGTAATGCCGCAATCAAAACAAGCGTGGGCTTCTTGGAACGTTCTTAATCGAACAAGCCCCCTCGGAGAGACCCTTTCCTCTACGCACTACTGGATGAATAGCCTCCAGAATCTCAATACGAAAGAAAATCTTTTCGTCAGTGTAGACTACCCCGGCTCAATCAATCCTGAAAAGACTTACTGGCAGACACGGTACGAACATCCTCGATTCGATGCCGCTGCCATCTCAGCTCAGCCACGACTACCCGAGCTCAACGCTTCCGGCCGAATCCGTTTCTGTGGCAGCTACTTTCGAAACGGGTTTCACGAGGACGCCCTTTGGTCAGCTCTCAATGTAGTCGACGATCTCAGCAACCGCAAAAAACTTCCTCATGAACTCGTGCCTGTATAA
- a CDS encoding chalcone isomerase family protein, translated as MNAAYRDVRRGGRYTLRYDPGKGTSLLLNGDVLQEVPSEDFHRIYSSILLGPESPFRLETSVLVVGFLDTSIARIWKGEV; from the coding sequence CTGAACGCCGCTTACCGCGATGTCCGGCGCGGTGGCCGATACACACTTCGCTACGATCCCGGCAAGGGTACATCCCTTCTATTAAACGGCGACGTCCTCCAAGAAGTTCCAAGTGAAGATTTTCACCGCATCTACTCTTCGATCTTGCTTGGTCCAGAATCACCTTTTCGACTTGAGACCTCAGTCCTAGTCGTAGGTTTTCTGGACACCTCTATCGCTAGAATCTGGAAGGGTGAAGTCTAG